Proteins encoded in a region of the Pelobates fuscus isolate aPelFus1 chromosome 11, aPelFus1.pri, whole genome shotgun sequence genome:
- the LOC134577079 gene encoding natriuretic peptides A-like, with product MHCKLCLLCGALLLSIIQLPSSGAHPIVDMDSDRELDSFKGVLERLGEKLSLIDAIESNSDILEPRQNADVQLASPEDRKVSPSENRFSQNDRNSIKDSFLKGLRSLQNRKMMRDSGCFGRRIDRIDSFSGMGCNGFRRY from the exons ATGCATTGCAAGCTCTGCCtcctctgtggagctctgttactctCCATCATTCAGCTCCCCAGCTCCGGAGCTCACCCAATAGTGGACATGGACTCAGACAGAGAGCTGGACTCCTTCAAG GGAGTGCTGGAAAGACTTGGAGAGAAGTTATCCCTTATTGATGCAATTGAATCAAACTCCGATATCCTGGAACCCAGACAGAATGCTGATGTCCAGTTAGCATCTCCAGAAGACAGGAAAGTCTCTCCATCTGAAAACAGGTTCAGCCAGAATGACAGAAATTCAATTAAGGACTCATTCCTTAAAGGCCTACGGTCACTGCAGAACCGGAAGATGATGAGGGACTCTGGGTGCTTTGGAAGACGGATAGACAGAATCGATTCATTTAGTGGGATGGGCTGTAATG GTTTCAGAAGATATTGA